The following is a genomic window from Bdellovibrionales bacterium.
TTCGAAGGCGTAGTCCTGTGACATAGAAAATTCTATCTGTCAACGCGCTAGTATGGCAAGATTCTCCACCCGTCAATTTTTCTGACATGAATGAGGGGCTATCCCCAACTATATGGACTTGTTAACCTTAGCAATCTGTTCCTTCTCTTTATGGTTTGAAAGAAACGAGCGTTCATGACCGTACCCTTTCCCAAAGCCCTTCCTTCTGGTGGGTGGTCGCTGTTGGCGGCATTTTGACTTTGGCGCGTTTTAGCGAGGCTTTCCTTATCTTGCGTGCGCAAAGCATCGGGCTGCCTATGGCATGGGTTCCGCTGGTCATGGTGGTGATGAGTGTTGTTTACGCTCTGGCGGCCTATCCCGTCGGTATTCTTTCCGATCGCATAGAGCGTCGGTTTATTCTGATTATCGGAACGGGCCTCCTTATCTTGGCCGACCTTGTTCTGGCTTATGCTGGTAACGTCTGGGGCGTGATGATAGGCGTTGGCCTATGGGGCTTGCATATGGGGTTTTCTCAAGGCCTTCTCGCCGCCCTTATCGCCGACACAACGCCCGAAGAGAGGCGTGGAACCGCCTTTGGCCTCTTTAATCTTATAAGCGGCGTGTTGCTGCTGGTGGCCAGCGCTCTTGCGGGTCTTCTTTGGGAAAGGGGAGGGCCAGAGGCCACCTT
Proteins encoded in this region:
- a CDS encoding MFS transporter → MKETSVHDRTLSQSPSFWWVVAVGGILTLARFSEAFLILRAQSIGLPMAWVPLVMVVMSVVYALAAYPVGILSDRIERRFILIIGTGLLILADLVLAYAGNVWGVMIGVGLWGLHMGFSQGLLAALIADTTPEERRGTAFGLFNLISGVLLLVASALAGLLWERGGPEATFLMGASFSAIALLGLFLFPLKGDRIGA